The genomic stretch AGGGAAAGAGTAGTGTTTTATAATATAACCTTAAAATCGGGGACACCATAAAGAAGACCTTCTTTGTATTTCTTATCAAAACATTTGTCCATATTATCAAAATACGATAACTTTGTATCGTAATACTTTAAAATTCATTATGGAAAAAGTTGCTTATAATCGTATCAAAATCGCATTGCTTGAAAGACAAAAAACAGGAAAGTGGTTAAGCGATCAACTTGGCAAATCAGAGGTAACCATTAGTCGTTGGACATCAAACGCAAGTCAGCCATCAATTGAAACGCTATATAAAATTGCCAAACTTTTACAGATGGATGTAAGTGAGTTACTTATAAAAAATGATTCTAATTTTGACTCTCATTAATTATGGATAGATATTTCAAACGTAATTTTGTTTTCGCCGCTAATCGTTACGAGGAATGGCAAGGTGGATATTGCATTAATCAAGGTTATATAAATTGTGTCATTACAGCCGAGTTTTCTGGAGATCTAATGCGCGTTTTTTTAAGCGACGTTGAAGAACTTCGTATTCTTAAAAATTTCGAATTTGAAATGGATGGTTCAATGATATTAGCTGATAGGATCCAATATGTTCATAATACATCTGATTTTAATCCGTCAATTCCGATAGTGTGCCATCTATTTTTTTCAAATGGAACTATTGATTATGTTAGATTCGCAATGACCAATCCTGACAGAATTATAGAATTCTACGGGAAATTAGAAAAATTAGACCAACAGAACTCCCA from Butyricimonas virosa encodes the following:
- a CDS encoding helix-turn-helix transcriptional regulator, producing the protein MEKVAYNRIKIALLERQKTGKWLSDQLGKSEVTISRWTSNASQPSIETLYKIAKLLQMDVSELLIKNDSNFDSH